A genome region from Jeotgalibacillus aurantiacus includes the following:
- a CDS encoding potassium channel family protein, with translation MKKEFVVIGLGRFGGSIVRELVEQGMEVMAIDKFEDKVDEFSNIATHAVMADSTDESVLRSLGIRNFDHVIVAIGDDIQASILTTLMLKEIGVNKVTVKAQNDYHEKVLRRIGADKVVHPERDMGKRIAHNIVSNNVLDYLELSDEHSIVEIAANSLLIGNTIIDLDIRAKYGINIVAIKRGDNIIVSPQANDVIEKNDILIVIGADNDINRFEKRVMQSS, from the coding sequence GTGAAAAAAGAATTTGTGGTGATCGGCCTCGGCCGATTTGGAGGCAGTATTGTACGTGAACTCGTTGAACAGGGCATGGAAGTTATGGCCATTGATAAGTTCGAGGATAAAGTCGACGAATTCTCAAACATTGCCACACATGCGGTAATGGCAGATTCAACGGATGAGTCAGTTCTCAGAAGTCTTGGGATTCGTAACTTTGACCATGTCATCGTAGCGATAGGTGATGATATTCAGGCCAGTATCCTAACAACACTGATGTTAAAAGAAATAGGTGTTAATAAAGTAACGGTCAAGGCACAAAATGATTATCACGAAAAGGTGTTGCGCAGAATCGGTGCAGATAAAGTAGTACACCCTGAACGTGACATGGGTAAACGTATTGCACACAATATCGTCTCAAATAACGTGCTCGACTATCTTGAACTGTCTGATGAACATTCTATCGTTGAAATCGCAGCTAACAGCCTGCTCATCGGCAATACCATCATTGATCTCGATATCCGTGCAAAATACGGAATCAACATTGTCGCCATCAAAAGGGGAGATAACATCATCGTGTCCCCACAGGCAAACGATGTCATAGAAAAAAATGATATCCTGATCGTCATCGGAGCAGATAATGATATCAACCGCTTCGAAAAACGCGTCATGCAAAGCTCCTGA
- a CDS encoding cytochrome d ubiquinol oxidase subunit II: MSLEVIGISVLWLFLYGYLIVASIDFGAGFFAYYARVSKREHIMSKLISRYLSPVWEVTNVFFVFFFVGLVGFFPDTAYYYGTALLLPGSVAIILIAIRGSFYAFGNYGSKDNTVYLFLYGATGLLIPAALSTALTISEGGYLEETSEGVVFLAGELFTSPYSWSVVALAIVSVLFISASFLTYYADRAEDVDSRAIMRKFALWWSAPTIGASLLVFAGLRDHNVEHFRRALDLWWMFGLSLLFFLIAAFLIYSGKRYGTAFIMVMLQFFFAFFGYGASHLPYILYPFITIEGSVVNETMGTALVIVFILGLCLLIPSLYLLMRLFLFDADYVKGKK, encoded by the coding sequence ATGAGCTTGGAAGTCATCGGGATTTCGGTATTATGGCTCTTTTTATATGGATATTTAATTGTAGCATCGATTGATTTTGGGGCCGGTTTTTTTGCTTATTATGCAAGGGTCTCAAAACGTGAACATATTATGAGTAAGTTAATCAGCCGTTACTTGTCACCTGTGTGGGAAGTAACCAATGTATTTTTTGTCTTTTTCTTTGTCGGTCTTGTCGGGTTCTTTCCTGACACAGCCTACTACTACGGAACAGCACTGCTTCTGCCGGGATCAGTGGCGATCATATTAATTGCGATCCGCGGATCCTTTTACGCATTCGGAAATTACGGATCAAAAGACAATACCGTTTATCTGTTTTTATACGGCGCAACAGGATTATTGATACCGGCAGCTTTATCAACGGCATTGACCATTTCTGAAGGAGGATATCTTGAAGAAACTTCTGAAGGTGTTGTCTTCCTGGCAGGTGAACTTTTCACCAGTCCGTATTCATGGAGTGTAGTTGCGCTGGCGATCGTTTCTGTTCTATTTATCAGCGCATCATTTCTGACTTATTATGCAGACCGAGCCGAGGATGTTGATTCGCGTGCGATCATGAGAAAGTTTGCACTATGGTGGAGTGCACCAACGATCGGGGCAAGTCTTCTCGTTTTTGCTGGACTGCGCGATCATAACGTGGAGCACTTTAGAAGAGCCCTGGATTTATGGTGGATGTTCGGACTTTCTCTATTATTTTTCCTGATCGCTGCATTTTTAATTTACTCAGGAAAAAGATACGGTACTGCGTTCATCATGGTGATGCTTCAATTCTTCTTTGCATTCTTTGGTTACGGGGCTTCGCACTTGCCTTATATCCTGTATCCATTTATCACGATTGAAGGTAGCGTTGTTAACGAAACGATGGGTACAGCACTCGTTATTGTCTTTATACTTGGCCTGTGCCTGCTTATTCCGTCTTTATACCTGCTGATGAGACTATTCCTCTTTGATGCAGATTACGTAAAAGGGAAAAAATAA